TCGGCCTCGACCACCCGACCGGCGAGATCGTCGCGGGGATCGAAAAACCGCTGGCTATGGCCCATCTGACCGCGACGTTCGAAGGCGCAAGCGCCCACGCCGGGAAAGCGCCGAACGAGGGCGCAAACGCCATGCAAGCGGCGGCGACCGCGATCCAGAACGCCTACGCGATTCCTCGCCACAGCGACGGGATGACCCGGGTCAACGTCGGCTGTATCGAGGGCGGCACTGCGAGCAACGTCATCGCCGAGGAAGTCACCATCGAGGCCGAGGTCCGCGGCGAGACGACCGCGCTGATGGAGTATATGCGCACGGAACTCGAGCGGGTCCTCTATGCCGCCGCCGAGATGCACGACTGTGACGTCACGCCGCGGGTGATCAGCGAATCGCCACGCGTCGACAGCCATCCCGCACTTCGCGACCTCGTCGGCAACGTCGCGTGGGAGGTCGACGGCGTCGAGCGCGTAATCCCGACCGAGGAGTTCGGCGTCAGCGAAGACGTGACCTACCTCATGCAGCGCGTCCAGGACAACGGTGGTCTCACCTCGTACGTTCTCATCGGCACCGACCACCCGACGAGTCACCACACGCCGACGTTCGACATCGACGAATCGAGCCTCGAGACCGGGGTCGCGCTGCTGTCGGAGACGGCCCTCGAACTCTCCCGGCGGCGACCGTAGCGCGTGCGACCGGGGTACACGCGATTCGAGTTGTCAGCCACGTTCGGTGGATGGGAAACGTTAATCCGCGCGGTCTCTGTGTATCCCCTATGAGCCAGGACGACGTGCCGGAGTCGCTGCAGGCGGCAGCGGACTCGGACCGCCCGCGCGGAATCTTGACCCCCTCCGACCGCGATTTCCTGCTCGGCCGGAAAACCGATTACACCGACCACTCGAAAAAACAGAAGCGAAATCGGATCCGTCGCCGGGTCCGCAACGCGATTCTCGATTTCAGCATCCTCTTCGAGTACTTGGAAGAACGCGATCGGGAGACGGTCTTCGACCCTGACGACGAGGACCGAGACGCCTACACTCAGGGGATCACCGACATGCTCGCGTTCCTGCATCTCGGGACGATGGGCTATCACACCCCGTTCAAAGACATGCTCTCGGAGGGCGTCGGCAAGGCCGAACAGCGCCTGGCCGGCTCGAACTACCGGATGGTCAACGTCGAGTTCAACGTCGAACCGGTCGGCCAGATCGACGTCGACGCGGTCGTCGACAAACTCGAGCACGAGGAGTTCGCCCAGCTCACCGACGAGGAACTGCGCGCGTTCGTGCGCCTGCTGACGATGTCCGACGCCTTCTCACCGGCAGACACCCGCGAGGAGATCAAAGACAGCGTCGACGAGTTCGCCGAGCGTGTAGCCGAAAGCGCCGCGGCTCGCGAGCGATCGCTCGAGGAACTGACAAACTGACACGCCTGCCGCCACCGAAATTCGGCGTCGCGTGCTCGAATCCAGTTCGGCCCAACATGACTCCGTGCGGAGCTTCTCCTGAGACCGGTCTCGAGGCGCACCGTCGCGATTACCGTCGCGCTGACCGCCGCTCGAGGATGGCGGCAACGCCGCCTGCCCGACAGTCGACTGGCGAGACGACCCGCCGTGACGAACTCGTCTCGATGTGCGGTGCGTAGTCCGGTGGCACGCGGTGAATCGGCTACGGTGCTTCGAAAACGGCGGTCGGCTGGGCACGTACTGTGCGCTCGTCCTCGCGTGCAACTTCTCAATAAACGCAATCTGTAGATGTATTCGCGGTATGAGAAACACTTATTGTATACGCTGTTGATGATCACGGTATGGCGTCACACAGCATGGCCGACGGGCGGTTGACTCACACCCAACCATCACGCTGTCGTCCGACTTCGGAGGTGAGACGAGATGAGTGGCGCTGAGAAGGGGATGGTCGACGAGTTCCTCGAGGAGATCGATACGACGGTCTTCCTGTTCGGCGCATTGTTGACCGTCGGGGTGATCGCGGCGTTCTTCATCAGTCCGAGTACCGTCGAGAGTGGGATCTCGACGTTGAACGATCAACTGCTCGGCGCGTTCAACTGGGCACTGCTGTTGATCGTGTTCCTCATCGTCGTCTTCCTGCTGTTCCTGATCATCGGGCCGTGGGGCAGAATCAAGATGGGGGACGAGGATCCGGAGTACAGCTTCCTGTCGTTTTTCGCGATGCTGTACTCCGCTGGGTTCGCGGCGGGCGTCGTGTTCTGGGGGCCGACAGAGGCGCTGTTCTACTACGACAATCCCTCGCCGCTGTTCGGCGGCGTCGAGGGCGGATCGGCCGCAGCGATGACCGTCGCCGTCCAGCAGACGCTGTTCCACTGGGCCTTGCCTCAGCTCGCCGTGTTTACCATCATGGGGATCGCGATCGGCTACTTCGCGTACAATTACGATAACGTCCCGCTACGGGTATCGTCTGCGCTGACACCGATCATCGGCGCTGAGAATCTCGACGGGCCGTTCGCGAAAGTCGTCGACATCCTTGCCGTCTTCGCGACGATCGGGGGCGTGGCGACCTCGCTTGGCTTCATCGGCAGCCAGTTCATTACCGGGCTGGACTACCAGTGGGGCATCAGCATGGGGAACATCGGCATCCTCCTCGTGGTGACGTTTATGACGTTGCTGTTTACGACCTCGATGGTGTTGGGGGTCGACAAGGGGATCCGCCGGCTCTCGAATTTCAACATGGTGCTGTTCGTCGTCCTCATGTTCGCGACGTTCATCGTCGGCCCGACACTGTTTTTGATCCTGCTCGGCACACAGGCCGTCGGCGGAATGGTTGGTGATTTCGTCTCGATGAGCCTCTTTACCGGTGCCGGTGCATTCGGTGCAGGGAACCCGGAGGCGACGAACTGGATGAACGCCTGGACCGTCTTCTACTGGGCGTGGGCGCTCTCGTGGTCGCCCTTTGCGGGTCTGTTCATCGCCCGCATCTCCAAGGGACGGACGGTCCGTGAGGTCGCGTTCACGGGGATCGTCGCGACGTCCGCGGCAACTATCCCGTGGTTCACGTTCGTCGGCGGCACCTCCGTCTGGGCTCAGCACAACGGCGTCGCCGACTTCAGCGCAGTGATGGCCGGCGAGGCCGGCGCGGAGATCTCCGGATTCATCCTCTTCGAGACGTTCCCCATGGGGTCGCTCTTCATGCTGGCGTTTATGATCCTCGTGACGACGTTCTTCGTCACGTCGGCTGACTCCTCGACGCTGGCCGTCTCGATGATGACCACCGGCGGCAAGGCCCGCCCCTCGACCATCAACCGGATCTTCTGGGGCGTCGTCCTCGGCATGACCGCCGCGATCTTGATGATCCTCGGCGGCACTGGCAGCGCCAACACGCTCCAGCAGGCGGCGATCATCACCGGCACACCCTTCGCGTTCGTCTGCTTCCTCTCGATGCTCGCGCTGATCAAGGACTTCGGCTCGGAATACGGTCGCGTGCTGCTACAGGACGAAACCGTGCTCGTCGGCTCGAGCCGACCGACCGAATCGGAGTCGCCGTCCGGTCCCAGCGGCCCCGTCGAGTCGGACGACGACTGATACTGCCGGACAAAACGGTTCATACGGACTCCTGTCCGTGGGTTCCGGCGCACCCGCAACCGTTCACGGGTGCGTTGGAGTGGCGTACAATCGGTCGTCTGAGCCGACCGCGCTGCTCCGTTCTCCTTGCCAACCCATAACAAGTTTTAATGTATGCGGTACACATAAACTGTGTATGGACAGGGACACGGCGGAACCCGACGCTGACGCGCTACCGGGTCCGAACGCCCAGCAGTGGGTGAACTTCCACCAGGAGTACTCCGCGCCGAGCGAGTACTCACATGAGTTCGTCTGGGACGTGACCCAGGAGGCCGACGGCCCGTTCGTCACCGATGTCGACGGCAACGTCCTGCTCGATTTCACCTGCCACATCGGTGCGGCCCCGCTCGGCTACAATAACGAAACGATCCTCGAGAAAATTCGTGAGTTCGATCTCGTCGAGCCGATGAAGATCGCCGGGCAAGACATGTACTTTGGTGCCGGCCCGACCCCCGAGGAATCGACGGTGCCGGGCTCGAGTCACCTCATGCAAAAGCTGACCGAGGTCTCGAGCCAGTACGGGATGGATACGGTCTTCCTGTCGAACTCCGGCGCGGAGGCCATGGAAAACGCGATGAAGATCACGAACGACTACCGCGCGCCCGCGAAGTACGGCGTCGCCTTTGCAGGCAGTTTCCACGGTCGCACCCTCGGGACGCTGTCGATCACGAAGTCCAAGTCGGTCTACACGCGCCATTACCCCCAGATCGACGGCATTGAAATGGTGCCGTTCTGTGCCGATCGCGGCTGTAACGCTGACAGCTGTGACTGTGGCTTCTTCGCGGACAGCAACTCACAGCTCCGAGGGATGCTCGCACCCGAAGGCGGCCACATCGACCCCGACGAGATCGCGTTCTTGGCGCTCGAGCCAATCCAGGGCGTCGGCGGCTACCGGTTCCCCAGCGAGGCGTTCATGCAGGAGGTTGCGGACGTCACCGACACCTACGACATCCCGCTGGTCGTCGACGAGATTCAGGCCGGGATCGGTCGAACCGGCGAGATCTGGGCCTCCGACCACTACCCGATCGAGCCGGACGTCATCGCCAGCGCGAAGGCCCTGCGCGTCGGCGCGACGATCTCCCGCTCTGAGGTCTTCCCCGACCAGAAGAACCGGCTCGGATCGACGTTCGGCGGCGGCGACATGCTCGGCTCGATGATGGGTGCGTTTACGCTCGAGGCCATCGAGGAACATGACCTGCTCGACAACGCGACTCGGCGCGGCAAGCAGGCAAAAGAACGCGTTCGCGACGATGCGCCCGACTCCGTCGTGGACGTCCGCGGCAAGGGCTTGATGCTCGCCGTCGAGTTCGATACGGCAGAACGACGGGACGCCGTGGTCGAAGCTGCCCTCGAGCGAGGGCTGTTGACCCTTGGCTGTGGCACGAAAACGATCCGGTTGCTCCCACCACTCGACTCAACAGAACGCGAGATCGAATTAGGAATTGGGCTCTTTCTCGAGGCGATCGAGGCCGTCAGCCCGAGCGCGACGGTAGCCTGACGGTCGACGAACGGGCTGTTCGATTTTCGTTTTTCCACCCGGCTCGAGGACGGGTATCGATCGTTCCATCCCGGTCGAATAAACGAATTCTGTTAAGGATGCCCTGAACCCGGTCACTCGATCGACCGCTCGACGATCGACACACCCTCGAGTCGCGCCAGCGCCTCGAGCACGCCGGTCAAATGCGCCGGACCGCTGCCCTCGAGGCCGATCGTCACGGGCGTCCGGTTCGGCTCGTCGACGCCGGTGCGACGCGCGCGCTCGAACACATCCAGTTCAGCACCTCGTGATTCTACGGTCTCGACCACGTCACCGACGGACGCCGGCCATCCCGCGAGCGCCAGCCGAGCCTCGGCGTAGCGCTCGAGTTCACATAGTCCCGTTCGTGTCAGTTCGGCGTGCTCGGTGAGGTTCACGTTGCCGCCGGAGATCACGACGCCGACGTGGTCTCCCTCGAGATTTACGTCGTCCGAGAGCGCAGCCGCCAGCGGCGCGGCTCCGGCGCTCTCCGCGACGGTCTTCGCGCGCTCGGCCAGCAGGGCCACCGCGGCGGCGATCTCCCGATCGCTTACGCTCACCACGTCGTCGACGACCTCGCGGGCGATCGCGAAAGTCGTCTCGAGCATACGCGTGTCCGCAATTCCCTCCGCAACGGTGTCGATGTCGGGGAGTTCGCGGATCTCGCCGGCTTCGAGCGACGGTTTCGCGTGGGCGGCCCCCTCGGGCTGGACCCCGATAACCCGAGTCTCACTGTCGGCGGCGTTCAAGACCGTCCCGATCCCTGAAATCAGCCCGCCGCCGCCGATCGCGACCAGCACGGTGTCTATTTCGGGGAACTGCTCACTCAGTTCGAGCCCGATCGTCCCTTGCCCGGCGACGATCGCCTCGTCGTCGAAAGGATGGACGAACGTCTCGCCGGTCTCGGCGGCCCGTTCCGTGGCGTACTCGTAGGAGCGCTCGTAGATGTCGCCCTCGACGACGACCTCGGCCCCGTAGCCGCGGGTGGCCTCGATCTTTGCCGCGGGGGTGACCTCGGGAACCACGATCGTCGTCTCGATATCGAGCAGGTCGCCGGCCAGCGCGACGCCCTGGGCGTGGTTGCCCGCGCTCGAGGCGATGACCCCCGCCTCGCGTTCTGCGTCCGAGAGCTGGGCCATCTTGTTGTACGCCCCGCGGATCTTGAACGAGCCGGTTCGCTGGACGTTCTCGAGTTTGAGCCCGACCGCGGCTGCACCGCTCATCTCGGCGAATGTCCGCGAGGTATCGAGTGGGGTTCGGTGGACCACGTCCGCGATGCGCGCCTGGGCGTCCTCGATATCTGCGAGGGTGACGCGGGGCTCATCCGGTTCGCTGCCCTCGGTCATTCGTCACCCCTGTCCGCCGCCGTCCGCGTGACCGGATGTCGGTGCTCGAGTTCGTGGATCGTCTCGACGAGCACGTCGACGCCATGCTCGAGGCTGCGCTCGTCGACGTCGAAGGTGGGCGTGTGGTGGCTCGTCGGGTGGTCGGTGCCGACGATCAGGTACGTGGCCAGGCCGCCGTCGTCCTGGACGCGTTCCATCAGGAAGGTCGCGTCTTCGCTCGCGCCGAAGTCGGCTGCCGGCAGCACGCGTTCGATCCCCGTGACGCCGCCGGCGACCTCGCTCACGAGCGACTGCAGTTCGGGGTCGCTGTCGGCGCGGGGCGACTCGCTGACCACGTCGACATCGGCCCGACAACCGTGTAGCTCCGCCGCCGATCGGATCGTGCGCTCGAGGCGTCGTTTCATGAACTCCATCAGTTCGGTCGTCTCGCCGCGGGCTTCGGCTTCCATGTGGGCGCGCTCGGCGATGACGTTGCTCGCGGTGCCGGCCTCTGCTTTGCCGATGTTCACGCGGGTCATCCCGTCGGCGTGGCGAGGGATGCCGTAGGCGTTCTCGATCGCCGTTCCCATCGCGTGCATGGCGTTTGCCCCCTCGTTCGGTGCTTTGCCCGCGTGTGCGGACGTCCCCTCGATCGTCGCGTCGACGTGGCACATCGCCAGCGGCTTCTCGATCCCAGCGACCACTTCGCCGGTCGGATGATCGAGGCCGACGTGGACCGCGAGCAGGTAGTCCAGCCCGTCGGCGTACTCGCTTTTGGCCATCGGACAACCGCCGCCGCCGGTCTCCTCGGCAGGCTGGAAGAAGACGACGAGGCGTCCCGAAA
The sequence above is a segment of the Natrinema sp. HArc-T2 genome. Coding sequences within it:
- a CDS encoding amidohydrolase, whose protein sequence is MSYEVRNRLQQLRRDFHRLPEPGWREFRTTARVVEELERLGVDEIAVGREALATDERMAVPAEAELEPWLERAREAGVRSDILERTADGHTGVIGVLECGDGPCIGLRVDLDAISMRESNEDDHRPAAEGFRSEHDGYMHACGHDAHLAMALGTLEAVKKSDFSGTLKVFFQPAEEISGGGKAMAESGYLDDVDYLLALHIGLDHPTGEIVAGIEKPLAMAHLTATFEGASAHAGKAPNEGANAMQAAATAIQNAYAIPRHSDGMTRVNVGCIEGGTASNVIAEEVTIEAEVRGETTALMEYMRTELERVLYAAAEMHDCDVTPRVISESPRVDSHPALRDLVGNVAWEVDGVERVIPTEEFGVSEDVTYLMQRVQDNGGLTSYVLIGTDHPTSHHTPTFDIDESSLETGVALLSETALELSRRRP
- a CDS encoding amidohydrolase; this encodes MHEPVRDRLVSLRRNLHRHPEPAWREFTTTARLVDEIRAIGVDELAVGSEAYDPADRMAVPDADLEPWRERARERGADEELLERLAGGTTGAVAVLERGDGPAIGLRVDIDGLFIEESSDADHDPAAGGFRSEIDGTMHACGHDAHMTWGLAALEAIAESDFSGRLVVFFQPAEETGGGGCPMAKSEYADGLDYLLAVHVGLDHPTGEVVAGIEKPLAMCHVDATIEGTSAHAGKAPNEGANAMHAMGTAIENAYGIPRHADGMTRVNIGKAEAGTASNVIAERAHMEAEARGETTELMEFMKRRLERTIRSAAELHGCRADVDVVSESPRADSDPELQSLVSEVAGGVTGIERVLPAADFGASEDATFLMERVQDDGGLATYLIVGTDHPTSHHTPTFDVDERSLEHGVDVLVETIHELEHRHPVTRTAADRGDE
- the ilvA gene encoding threonine ammonia-lyase, coding for MTEGSEPDEPRVTLADIEDAQARIADVVHRTPLDTSRTFAEMSGAAAVGLKLENVQRTGSFKIRGAYNKMAQLSDAEREAGVIASSAGNHAQGVALAGDLLDIETTIVVPEVTPAAKIEATRGYGAEVVVEGDIYERSYEYATERAAETGETFVHPFDDEAIVAGQGTIGLELSEQFPEIDTVLVAIGGGGLISGIGTVLNAADSETRVIGVQPEGAAHAKPSLEAGEIRELPDIDTVAEGIADTRMLETTFAIAREVVDDVVSVSDREIAAAVALLAERAKTVAESAGAAPLAAALSDDVNLEGDHVGVVISGGNVNLTEHAELTRTGLCELERYAEARLALAGWPASVGDVVETVESRGAELDVFERARRTGVDEPNRTPVTIGLEGSGPAHLTGVLEALARLEGVSIVERSIE
- a CDS encoding BCCT family transporter, which codes for MSGAEKGMVDEFLEEIDTTVFLFGALLTVGVIAAFFISPSTVESGISTLNDQLLGAFNWALLLIVFLIVVFLLFLIIGPWGRIKMGDEDPEYSFLSFFAMLYSAGFAAGVVFWGPTEALFYYDNPSPLFGGVEGGSAAAMTVAVQQTLFHWALPQLAVFTIMGIAIGYFAYNYDNVPLRVSSALTPIIGAENLDGPFAKVVDILAVFATIGGVATSLGFIGSQFITGLDYQWGISMGNIGILLVVTFMTLLFTTSMVLGVDKGIRRLSNFNMVLFVVLMFATFIVGPTLFLILLGTQAVGGMVGDFVSMSLFTGAGAFGAGNPEATNWMNAWTVFYWAWALSWSPFAGLFIARISKGRTVREVAFTGIVATSAATIPWFTFVGGTSVWAQHNGVADFSAVMAGEAGAEISGFILFETFPMGSLFMLAFMILVTTFFVTSADSSTLAVSMMTTGGKARPSTINRIFWGVVLGMTAAILMILGGTGSANTLQQAAIITGTPFAFVCFLSMLALIKDFGSEYGRVLLQDETVLVGSSRPTESESPSGPSGPVESDDD
- a CDS encoding aminotransferase class III-fold pyridoxal phosphate-dependent enzyme, which encodes MDRDTAEPDADALPGPNAQQWVNFHQEYSAPSEYSHEFVWDVTQEADGPFVTDVDGNVLLDFTCHIGAAPLGYNNETILEKIREFDLVEPMKIAGQDMYFGAGPTPEESTVPGSSHLMQKLTEVSSQYGMDTVFLSNSGAEAMENAMKITNDYRAPAKYGVAFAGSFHGRTLGTLSITKSKSVYTRHYPQIDGIEMVPFCADRGCNADSCDCGFFADSNSQLRGMLAPEGGHIDPDEIAFLALEPIQGVGGYRFPSEAFMQEVADVTDTYDIPLVVDEIQAGIGRTGEIWASDHYPIEPDVIASAKALRVGATISRSEVFPDQKNRLGSTFGGGDMLGSMMGAFTLEAIEEHDLLDNATRRGKQAKERVRDDAPDSVVDVRGKGLMLAVEFDTAERRDAVVEAALERGLLTLGCGTKTIRLLPPLDSTEREIELGIGLFLEAIEAVSPSATVA